In Pseudomonadota bacterium, the following proteins share a genomic window:
- a CDS encoding (Fe-S)-binding protein gives MEIFPLEPYKVVIDGLKETGGETFKFCYQCGKCETVCPWNRVREFFVRKIVNQSKFGVIPFESEDVWLCATCGRCPDRCPRGVKIIDVMRSVRRLLVPDGVVPASIPSLRSTTTNIASVGNPWGQEPNDRANWAKDLDVKEFDENTEILYFPCCYPSYDPRLKKVSQATASILKKAGVDFGILGSKELCCGESVRKTGNEALFKRLARENIKTFVDSGVKKIVASSPHCYHTFKNEYSEFRANFEVVHITQYINELINEGRLTVNKEYAKKVTYHDPCYLGRHNGIYDEPRSILKSIPGLELIEMAELREESLCCGMGGGRVWMETEKHERFSNLRIEQAISAGAEVLATACPYCVFAFEDSKLVTNHADDIEIKDITEILQEVI, from the coding sequence ATGGAAATTTTTCCCTTAGAACCCTATAAAGTAGTAATAGATGGATTAAAAGAAACAGGCGGAGAAACCTTTAAATTTTGCTATCAATGCGGAAAATGTGAGACCGTATGTCCCTGGAATCGTGTAAGGGAATTTTTTGTCCGCAAAATTGTAAATCAGTCAAAATTTGGTGTAATTCCTTTCGAATCCGAAGACGTATGGCTCTGTGCCACCTGCGGGAGATGCCCTGATAGATGCCCCAGAGGCGTAAAAATAATCGATGTTATGAGGTCTGTCCGCAGACTGTTGGTGCCGGATGGTGTTGTTCCTGCGAGTATCCCCAGCCTTCGCAGCACCACGACAAATATTGCCAGTGTGGGAAACCCCTGGGGACAGGAACCGAATGACAGGGCAAACTGGGCAAAAGACCTGGACGTCAAGGAGTTTGATGAGAATACTGAAATACTCTATTTTCCCTGCTGCTATCCTAGCTATGACCCGAGACTGAAGAAAGTTTCCCAGGCCACTGCGAGTATCCTCAAGAAGGCAGGAGTAGATTTCGGCATATTAGGCTCCAAAGAATTATGCTGCGGCGAGAGTGTGCGTAAAACTGGAAACGAGGCGTTATTCAAGCGCCTTGCAAGAGAGAATATCAAGACCTTTGTTGACAGCGGTGTGAAAAAGATAGTTGCCTCCTCCCCCCACTGCTATCACACTTTCAAAAATGAGTATTCCGAATTCAGGGCCAACTTTGAGGTTGTTCATATCACACAGTATATCAATGAACTGATAAATGAAGGAAGACTTACTGTAAACAAAGAGTATGCTAAGAAGGTAACCTATCATGATCCATGTTACCTTGGCAGACATAATGGCATATATGACGAACCCCGGAGTATTTTAAAGAGCATACCCGGCTTGGAACTGATCGAGATGGCTGAACTGCGTGAAGAAAGTCTATGCTGCGGCATGGGCGGCGGCAGAGTCTGGATGGAAACGGAAAAGCATGAGAGATTCTCCAACCTGAGAATCGAACAGGCTATCAGTGCCGGCGCTGAAGTGTTGGCTACTGCCTGTCCTTATTGCGTCTTCGCTTTTGAGGACAGCAAGCTTGTCACGAATCATGCCGACGATATAGAGATTAAGGACATTACAGAGATTCTCCAGGAAGTGATTTAG
- the mobB gene encoding molybdopterin-guanine dinucleotide biosynthesis protein B: MKAVGIIGYKKSGKTTLGVRLAAELAQKGLVVGVIKHTEDIIDLPATDSARYCQVSDFVAVLNEQQAEIILKGKQEIDEIMKYFNGDILLVEGFKDNKTFPKIVCLREESEKKDLCNGLEIATVSFKKELGDYDIMDDAHCRILADIITEKGFHIAGS, encoded by the coding sequence ATGAAAGCAGTAGGCATTATCGGTTATAAGAAGAGCGGCAAAACTACCCTGGGCGTGCGGTTGGCTGCTGAACTCGCCCAAAAGGGATTGGTTGTGGGCGTCATCAAACATACGGAAGATATTATTGATTTACCGGCTACAGATTCCGCCCGATACTGTCAAGTTTCAGATTTTGTTGCGGTCTTAAACGAGCAGCAAGCCGAAATTATTTTAAAGGGCAAGCAGGAAATAGATGAGATTATGAAATATTTCAATGGTGATATCTTACTCGTGGAGGGATTCAAGGACAACAAGACCTTCCCCAAGATTGTTTGTCTCCGTGAAGAATCGGAAAAGAAGGACCTTTGCAACGGATTGGAAATTGCCACTGTGAGTTTTAAGAAAGAACTCGGAGATTACGACATAATGGACGATGCTCATTGCAGAATACTGGCGGATATAATAACGGAAAAAGGGTTTCATATTGCCGGCTCTTGA
- a CDS encoding aldehyde dehydrogenase, with the protein MRYGETGFNLEIDLTRGNIERVETDPKLTELHLGGLGTNSKILWDRVPPEADPFSPDIPLIFGSGLLGGTPAPGANRTIVTAYSPQTLLMGYSMMGGFFAPELKYAGYDKIILRGKSPNLVYIWIHNDKVEIRDASHLRGKGAVETQEIIRLELNQPNAQVAAIGLAGENRVYTASIEQGRSSASRLGLGAVMGDKGVKAIAVRGTKDINLARPAEFIELCNDVLKYIKFRNENPVPNVMTILQGLGSPQEMLHVDEQWHTENFSWGNARSRRKDFWTKEVEDRWKEVQETVRTRLISCYNCPMKCGAIISVPGLSTYMMKCFSKLTYTMAAFVDDIDFGFKIAQRATEYGVDGFSTPQIMAFGFELREAGILSEADFAGCPSDNAGKFYWMLDKIVRREGIGDILADGIHWAAQKIGNGAEAYAHNNIKKHEQLPLKLGMLNPVYFLMYATGEKINITQIEGQFPQAPFATKEEREEFISDWIQCPDDKFKQIVMDWEFRGEHSNPYYPTIDMSVDIVDWQEKMHYIDDALGVCAGLSSFPLKPPYHMHNYPKFISAATGMDMDEAGLTQIYNRNRNLLRAINVRKGLRRADEVPPEDHWKKRFPELEAQLLDAYYKFKGWNNDGVPTKETLQTLDLGYVAEDLEKRGIYDETAPVEKASA; encoded by the coding sequence ATGAGGTACGGAGAAACAGGTTTTAATTTAGAAATTGATTTAACACGAGGAAACATTGAACGGGTAGAAACTGACCCGAAATTAACGGAACTACATCTTGGAGGTTTAGGTACAAACTCAAAGATATTGTGGGATAGGGTTCCCCCTGAAGCTGATCCCTTTTCTCCTGATATTCCGCTTATATTCGGCAGCGGCCTTTTAGGCGGCACACCTGCTCCCGGCGCTAATCGTACCATTGTCACTGCGTACTCACCGCAGACTTTGTTAATGGGATATTCAATGATGGGAGGATTTTTTGCACCGGAATTGAAGTATGCCGGTTATGACAAAATCATCTTACGCGGCAAGTCCCCCAATCTGGTGTATATATGGATACACAATGACAAAGTAGAGATACGTGATGCCAGCCATCTCCGAGGTAAAGGCGCTGTTGAGACTCAGGAAATTATTCGACTGGAGTTGAATCAGCCGAATGCACAGGTGGCTGCTATCGGTCTGGCCGGTGAAAACAGGGTCTATACGGCTTCCATCGAACAGGGCCGTTCCAGTGCCAGCCGACTTGGTTTAGGTGCTGTGATGGGAGACAAAGGAGTAAAGGCGATAGCTGTTCGTGGGACAAAGGACATCAACCTTGCCCGACCGGCTGAATTTATAGAGCTCTGCAACGACGTGCTGAAATATATAAAATTCCGAAACGAGAATCCTGTGCCTAACGTAATGACTATTTTACAGGGGCTTGGGTCACCGCAGGAGATGTTGCACGTTGATGAGCAGTGGCACACGGAAAATTTCTCCTGGGGAAATGCCCGCAGCCGGAGAAAAGATTTTTGGACCAAGGAAGTCGAAGATAGATGGAAAGAGGTTCAGGAGACTGTGCGGACTCGGTTAATAAGCTGCTATAACTGTCCGATGAAATGCGGTGCAATAATTTCTGTCCCCGGACTTTCCACCTACATGATGAAATGCTTCTCAAAACTGACCTATACAATGGCGGCTTTTGTAGACGACATAGATTTCGGTTTTAAAATAGCTCAACGCGCTACAGAGTATGGAGTGGACGGGTTCTCGACCCCGCAGATTATGGCTTTCGGCTTTGAGCTTCGAGAAGCAGGTATTCTGAGTGAAGCAGACTTTGCAGGATGCCCTTCCGATAACGCGGGGAAATTTTACTGGATGCTCGACAAAATTGTCCGGCGGGAAGGAATAGGGGATATTTTAGCCGATGGTATACATTGGGCAGCCCAGAAGATCGGCAACGGTGCAGAAGCATATGCACATAATAATATCAAGAAACATGAACAGTTGCCTCTCAAACTTGGCATGCTGAATCCCGTTTATTTCCTTATGTATGCTACCGGTGAGAAGATAAATATTACACAGATTGAAGGACAGTTCCCCCAGGCGCCTTTTGCGACCAAGGAGGAGAGAGAGGAATTTATTAGCGATTGGATTCAATGTCCTGATGATAAGTTCAAGCAGATTGTTATGGACTGGGAATTCCGTGGAGAACACTCAAACCCGTATTACCCGACTATTGATATGTCTGTTGACATTGTTGACTGGCAGGAGAAGATGCACTACATTGATGACGCCCTCGGAGTGTGCGCAGGTTTGTCGTCTTTCCCCCTGAAGCCTCCCTATCATATGCACAATTACCCGAAATTTATCTCGGCAGCGACGGGGATGGATATGGATGAAGCCGGTCTCACACAAATATATAACAGGAACCGAAATCTGCTTAGAGCCATTAATGTAAGAAAAGGCTTGAGGAGAGCTGATGAGGTGCCGCCCGAAGACCACTGGAAGAAAAGATTCCCTGAGCTTGAAGCCCAGCTTTTGGACGCTTATTACAAGTTTAAGGGATGGAACAATGATGGTGTTCCTACAAAGGAGACTTTGCAGACATTGGATCTGGGCTATGTTGCCGAAGACCTTGAGAAGAGAGGTATCTATGATGAAACCGCTCCCGTCGAAAAAGCTTCGGCGTGA
- a CDS encoding (4Fe-4S)-binding protein, which produces MGEKKKKIIKTIKVDLDKCNGCRACEVICSAFHATPRYSTNNPARSRIRMIRHPVRDVYVPVYAGEYTPAECMGRDKYIIDGKEYDECGFCRASCPSRDAFKEPDSGLPLKCDMCEDDPPQEKPLCVQWCLNDALIYEEREEEVEEEEKPGDAELGLKALADKYGLETIADTVARMAQKS; this is translated from the coding sequence ATGGGCGAGAAAAAAAAGAAAATAATCAAAACAATAAAGGTGGATCTTGATAAGTGCAATGGTTGCCGGGCATGTGAAGTAATCTGCTCAGCCTTTCACGCTACACCAAGATATAGTACCAATAATCCGGCAAGGTCTCGTATTCGGATGATCCGCCATCCCGTTAGGGACGTATACGTTCCTGTGTATGCGGGCGAGTATACTCCAGCCGAATGCATGGGCAGAGACAAATATATTATTGACGGCAAGGAATACGATGAATGCGGCTTCTGCAGGGCTTCCTGCCCATCCAGGGACGCTTTCAAAGAGCCAGATTCCGGTCTTCCTCTCAAATGCGATATGTGCGAAGATGATCCGCCGCAAGAAAAGCCCTTGTGTGTTCAGTGGTGTCTTAATGATGCCTTGATTTACGAAGAACGGGAAGAGGAAGTGGAAGAAGAAGAGAAACCGGGTGATGCAGAGTTAGGATTGAAAGCATTGGCAGACAAATACGGTTTAGAGACGATCGCTGATACCGTTGCCAGGATGGCGCAGAAGAGCTAA
- a CDS encoding molybdopterin molybdotransferase MoeA → MKAITAKEAHEIIGAFPVEIGTETVGIEDVQGRVLGADVFSNSAIPPFSRSLVDGYAVKAKDTQGAKETTPALLNLKGEVKIGEKAYTPLFDGEAIYVATGSMVPEGCDAVVMHEYVRPATDAVEITRGVYQGENICYEGEDIAQGGVVLKKGRKVTAFDRGVLAAIGMSEVELYKVPQIAIISSGDEIVGVDEIVPLGKVRDINRYTVSGLLRSAGAHAHFLGRTMDNIPDITEKLSLASNYSMILISGGSSKGERDFITTSIEKLGGTILFHGINIKPGKPAIFGQLFGKPIFGLPGHPGSCAMVVVRFVIPLVRRLQGEEYHGEATIHALMTTNVPSTYGIEEYVRVTVEKDKEGRYHAQPIFSKSAVIAPLAQADGYVVVPNGVEGIEKDETVEVSLFI, encoded by the coding sequence TTGAAAGCGATTACAGCAAAAGAGGCCCATGAGATCATCGGAGCCTTTCCCGTAGAAATAGGTACGGAAACTGTGGGGATCGAAGATGTGCAGGGAAGGGTCCTCGGAGCAGACGTATTTTCTAATAGCGCAATACCGCCCTTTAGCCGGTCTCTTGTTGATGGCTATGCCGTGAAGGCAAAGGATACGCAGGGCGCGAAGGAGACTACCCCGGCGTTGCTTAACCTCAAGGGTGAAGTAAAAATAGGAGAGAAAGCATACACTCCCCTCTTTGACGGAGAGGCCATCTACGTGGCCACAGGCTCCATGGTTCCGGAAGGCTGCGATGCTGTTGTGATGCACGAGTATGTCCGACCTGCGACAGATGCCGTGGAGATAACGAGAGGCGTCTATCAGGGAGAGAATATCTGTTATGAAGGTGAAGACATCGCGCAAGGCGGGGTAGTTTTGAAAAAAGGACGGAAGGTGACGGCCTTTGACAGAGGTGTCCTGGCAGCCATTGGTATGTCGGAGGTTGAGCTTTATAAAGTTCCGCAGATTGCCATCATCTCTTCAGGCGATGAGATTGTTGGTGTTGATGAAATAGTTCCTCTCGGAAAGGTACGCGATATCAACAGGTATACAGTGTCGGGACTTCTGAGAAGTGCGGGAGCCCATGCTCATTTTCTCGGTCGTACCATGGACAACATACCGGACATAACGGAAAAGCTTTCGTTAGCGAGCAATTACAGCATGATCCTCATCTCCGGTGGAAGCTCCAAGGGAGAAAGGGATTTTATCACCACTTCCATAGAAAAGCTGGGGGGGACAATACTTTTCCACGGCATCAATATTAAACCAGGTAAGCCGGCCATTTTCGGACAGCTCTTTGGAAAGCCCATTTTCGGACTTCCGGGTCATCCTGGTTCCTGTGCCATGGTGGTGGTCCGGTTTGTAATTCCCCTGGTGAGACGTCTTCAGGGAGAGGAGTATCACGGCGAGGCTACAATACATGCTCTTATGACCACCAACGTGCCCTCCACCTACGGCATCGAAGAGTATGTCAGAGTGACCGTAGAAAAGGATAAAGAGGGCCGGTATCACGCGCAGCCTATTTTTTCGAAATCAGCTGTCATTGCTCCTCTTGCGCAGGCAGATGGATATGTTGTTGTTCCTAACGGTGTCGAGGGGATTGAGAAAGATGAAACCGTTGAGGTCTCTCTGTTCATATGA
- the fdhD gene encoding formate dehydrogenase accessory sulfurtransferase FdhD, producing the protein MTTSSSKQVTIMRLPASGPENKWIEETTNIAVEAPLTIDVEGVDSYTILCSPDDRRPMAVGFMFSEGIIKGIDDIAMLADCLDFTEMMRVRLNNPPKKDTDTPGRNMLVVSSCGMCGSTDMQERIADLPPVGNTLCIDTETINRVMALLNDKQDVFKKTRGTHAILIFDDKGDEVSFAEDIGRHNALDKAIGKILLAGKVAKGTGAVLSGRVSFEMVSKCSLAGIEIILAVSAPTSLALDAALHCGITLCASVRNGGATIFTHPERISRS; encoded by the coding sequence ATGACAACATCATCATCGAAACAAGTTACTATTATGCGTCTGCCCGCTTCCGGCCCCGAAAACAAATGGATCGAAGAGACTACAAATATAGCTGTCGAGGCACCGCTTACAATCGATGTCGAGGGCGTAGATTCTTATACAATACTGTGCAGCCCGGATGACAGGCGCCCCATGGCCGTGGGTTTCATGTTTTCTGAAGGTATCATTAAGGGAATAGACGATATTGCCATGCTGGCCGATTGCCTGGACTTCACGGAAATGATGCGTGTACGGCTGAACAATCCGCCGAAAAAAGATACTGACACGCCAGGCCGCAACATGCTGGTTGTCTCCTCGTGCGGAATGTGCGGAAGCACGGACATGCAGGAAAGGATTGCCGACCTTCCACCGGTGGGCAACACGCTGTGCATCGATACTGAAACTATAAACCGCGTAATGGCGTTACTGAACGATAAACAGGATGTGTTTAAAAAAACGAGAGGTACACACGCGATTCTCATCTTCGATGACAAGGGGGATGAGGTCTCATTCGCCGAGGACATCGGCCGGCATAATGCCCTGGATAAGGCCATAGGTAAAATTCTGCTTGCGGGGAAGGTAGCCAAAGGCACCGGTGCTGTGCTGTCCGGCCGGGTAAGCTTCGAGATGGTTTCTAAATGCAGTCTGGCAGGGATTGAGATTATTCTGGCGGTTTCCGCCCCGACTTCGCTTGCACTGGACGCCGCATTACATTGCGGCATAACGCTTTGTGCTTCTGTTCGCAATGGCGGTGCAACTATTTTCACACACCCGGAGAGGATCAGCCGTTCCTAA
- a CDS encoding molybdopterin biosynthesis protein, with translation MMKRYLKTLTKKEALFKILAVTRHIEDEEELPAYECRGRITTRPLFSCISNPPFLCSAMDGYAVSFERTIGADLMHPMDLLRSNIDPVNTGDLLRHDANAVIMIEDVEEHEDHITIRKPVYLWQNVRMVGEDVIEGDMLLPVNHSITAFDVGMLISAGITHVFVRKRPRMAIIPTGKELIDIFDEKLDPQGEPRLIDFNSYTLKCMAEETGYEFSISAIARTKEDLLASVRNEIRENDVVLINAGSSAGREDYTEGVIEELGTIIFHGVSMMPGKPAMFGLIDDKPVFGVPGYPVSAVMTFRTFLVPLFEKLMKIKKYGRTVACETAYKIPSRVGIEEMFRVNLIENNGVYHAIPLARGASLFSSVAKADGIVIIPENIEGYDEAEKVTCELLRDEGEIAGRIHIIGSHDLSLDVMRDLLKSTHPDTDLISTHTGSLSGILALKRGITPLATTHILDEKEHIYNIPAIQKYLPETAVKLIHIAKRTQGLFVAKGNPKGIRSVADLTRPEVRFVNRQFGSGTRILFDAILAREGLHKDDIKGYDREESSHTSVGIIVRELITDAGVGIYSVAKALSLDFIPLAEEEYDLLVTKEFTTDSRFTMLMDILTSVEFKKRLSALGGYNVEDTGKVKYEQDRN, from the coding sequence ATGATGAAAAGATACCTGAAAACACTTACAAAAAAAGAAGCACTATTTAAGATACTTGCTGTTACGCGACATATCGAAGATGAGGAAGAACTGCCTGCTTACGAATGCAGGGGAAGGATAACGACAAGGCCGCTCTTTTCATGCATTTCCAATCCGCCTTTTTTGTGCTCTGCCATGGATGGTTATGCTGTGTCCTTTGAAAGGACAATCGGGGCCGATCTGATGCATCCCATGGACCTGTTGCGCAGCAATATCGATCCGGTAAATACAGGTGATCTACTGCGCCATGACGCCAACGCAGTCATTATGATAGAAGATGTGGAAGAGCACGAAGACCATATTACAATCAGGAAACCCGTCTATCTCTGGCAAAACGTTCGTATGGTCGGGGAAGATGTGATCGAAGGCGACATGCTTCTGCCTGTCAATCACAGCATCACTGCCTTTGACGTGGGCATGCTTATATCGGCCGGTATTACACATGTGTTTGTACGTAAAAGGCCCCGTATGGCGATCATCCCTACAGGAAAAGAGCTGATCGATATATTTGACGAGAAATTAGATCCTCAGGGAGAACCCCGGCTTATAGATTTTAACTCCTATACTCTCAAATGTATGGCCGAGGAGACGGGATACGAGTTTAGCATATCGGCTATCGCCCGCACAAAAGAGGATCTTCTCGCTTCTGTTCGCAATGAAATCAGGGAGAATGACGTAGTCCTTATCAATGCAGGCTCCAGCGCCGGCAGAGAGGACTACACAGAGGGAGTAATCGAGGAATTGGGGACGATCATCTTTCACGGTGTTTCCATGATGCCCGGCAAACCTGCTATGTTCGGGCTTATCGATGATAAGCCTGTTTTTGGCGTTCCCGGGTATCCTGTATCGGCTGTAATGACCTTCAGAACTTTTCTGGTTCCCCTTTTTGAGAAGCTCATGAAAATAAAGAAGTATGGAAGGACGGTGGCTTGCGAGACTGCCTACAAGATACCTTCACGGGTGGGCATCGAAGAGATGTTCAGAGTCAACCTCATTGAGAACAATGGTGTATATCATGCAATTCCCCTGGCGCGAGGAGCCAGTCTGTTCTCTTCGGTGGCAAAGGCCGACGGTATCGTGATCATACCTGAGAATATAGAAGGCTACGACGAGGCTGAAAAGGTTACATGCGAATTGCTCCGGGATGAAGGAGAGATCGCAGGAAGGATCCATATCATAGGCAGTCATGATCTCTCACTCGATGTTATGCGTGATTTGTTGAAGAGCACACATCCGGACACGGACCTCATTTCAACGCATACAGGGAGCTTAAGCGGCATCCTGGCACTCAAAAGGGGCATTACACCGCTTGCCACGACACACATCCTTGACGAGAAAGAGCATATATACAATATACCCGCCATACAGAAATATCTGCCGGAAACAGCGGTGAAGCTGATCCATATTGCAAAAAGAACTCAGGGACTTTTTGTTGCAAAGGGTAACCCTAAAGGTATAAGGAGCGTGGCTGATCTTACAAGACCAGAGGTAAGATTCGTCAATCGCCAGTTCGGTTCAGGCACGAGAATTCTATTCGATGCAATTCTCGCCAGGGAAGGTCTTCACAAAGATGACATTAAGGGGTATGATAGAGAAGAATCTTCTCATACCTCTGTAGGGATCATTGTTAGAGAATTGATTACAGACGCAGGGGTTGGTATTTACTCGGTTGCAAAAGCACTCTCACTTGATTTTATTCCCCTTGCAGAAGAAGAGTATGATCTCCTTGTGACAAAAGAGTTCACGACCGACAGCAGGTTTACCATGCTCATGGATATTCTGACCTCCGTTGAATTCAAGAAGAGACTTTCTGCCCTGGGTGGCTACAACGTGGAGGACACGGGAAAGGTAAAGTATGAGCAAGACCGGAATTGA
- a CDS encoding class II fructose-bisphosphate aldolase: MAIRTGANMIHQASAIQIFASRTDMIKNGLKGATIDKGVLHIDNVDAFKGSLPTLAANAADFGDRSAPTDVQALSRWIIGEGAQQLKVKLASPQEAYIAIAEGRINKEMSFAAINIRVGTLDTARAMFKAAKDNKVGAFIAEIARSEMGYTSQSPAEYAAVLQAAAMLEDFEGPLFLQGDHIQLKSKPVHEGGPGAEKEINTHRKVIQDLLAAGFGSIDLDMSPFERRTEENLSFEEQQTENARLTAEKIADVRALEKKLGIPWTVLLGGETGEVGKMNTRKEDLEAYAEGIIANMKRLGIDPVLGIRKIAVNDGTSHGGTPLPDGSVADVAIAFDILKMATDFGKKYGWAGSVQHGASTLPDNAFSLFPKNKAVEVHLATGFQNITFDTGIYKVKGAQSDIEQFLADKFRGEWKAGKTFAQFAYSTRKQAVGPFKWMTWTMPEDIRAKVAENLYDQFTFLFEQLGIIDTKDLIAKYTTIHDFHLPYPEEAATSSATSGKEDTSDLAD; encoded by the coding sequence ATGGCAATAAGAACCGGAGCAAACATGATCCATCAAGCATCTGCAATACAGATATTTGCAAGCAGGACAGATATGATAAAGAATGGCTTAAAAGGGGCAACTATCGATAAGGGCGTGCTTCATATAGATAATGTGGATGCTTTCAAGGGTTCATTGCCCACATTGGCGGCCAATGCGGCTGATTTTGGTGACAGAAGCGCTCCGACAGATGTTCAGGCATTGTCCAGATGGATAATAGGTGAAGGCGCACAACAACTCAAAGTAAAGCTGGCCTCACCCCAGGAAGCGTATATTGCAATAGCTGAAGGCCGAATAAATAAGGAAATGTCTTTTGCTGCAATAAATATTCGTGTAGGTACATTAGACACCGCAAGGGCGATGTTCAAGGCTGCCAAAGATAACAAAGTCGGGGCGTTCATTGCTGAAATTGCCCGTTCTGAGATGGGCTATACCAGTCAAAGCCCGGCGGAATATGCCGCGGTTCTTCAGGCTGCAGCAATGCTGGAAGATTTTGAGGGTCCGCTTTTCCTGCAAGGTGATCATATACAGTTAAAATCCAAACCGGTCCACGAAGGCGGACCAGGGGCAGAAAAGGAAATAAACACACACAGAAAAGTTATTCAGGATTTATTGGCAGCAGGTTTTGGATCAATTGATCTGGATATGTCTCCCTTTGAGCGAAGAACCGAAGAGAACCTGTCTTTTGAAGAGCAGCAAACAGAAAATGCCAGATTAACTGCCGAGAAAATTGCTGATGTAAGGGCGCTGGAAAAAAAGCTTGGAATTCCCTGGACAGTGTTATTGGGTGGTGAAACGGGTGAGGTCGGGAAGATGAATACCAGGAAGGAAGACCTTGAAGCTTATGCTGAAGGTATTATTGCAAATATGAAACGGTTGGGAATTGATCCTGTACTTGGTATTCGTAAAATAGCTGTAAATGATGGCACCTCCCACGGAGGCACCCCGCTTCCGGATGGATCAGTAGCCGATGTTGCCATAGCTTTTGACATATTGAAGATGGCAACAGATTTTGGCAAAAAATACGGATGGGCTGGTTCGGTTCAGCATGGGGCATCAACATTGCCGGATAACGCCTTCAGCTTGTTCCCGAAAAATAAAGCGGTAGAAGTTCATCTCGCTACCGGTTTTCAGAATATTACTTTCGATACCGGAATCTATAAGGTAAAAGGTGCACAGAGCGACATAGAACAATTTTTAGCTGATAAATTCAGAGGGGAATGGAAAGCCGGTAAGACTTTTGCGCAGTTTGCGTACAGTACGCGTAAGCAAGCAGTAGGTCCTTTCAAATGGATGACATGGACTATGCCGGAAGATATCCGGGCAAAAGTTGCAGAGAATCTGTATGACCAGTTTACTTTCTTGTTTGAACAACTTGGGATAATTGATACAAAAGATTTAATTGCCAAATATACTACAATCCACGACTTTCATCTGCCATACCCGGAAGAGGCAGCAACTTCTTCTGCTACAAGTGGTAAAGAAGATACCAGCGATTTGGCAGATTAG